A single region of the Gephyromycinifex aptenodytis genome encodes:
- a CDS encoding MMPL family transporter yields the protein MSSTASTPHSSRNLQSSARGPWPSLARLVSRRGSAFLLLLALLLVGAVMAIGSPEGGTASPDTLPANAESAQVDKALATFPDSGVVPAIAVFSRRDAQPLSPADLTAAAQSRERAMQVDRGVPASAEPAGPASPAGAGGPTSQAPAPGAPTAAPTAPAASAPVGAPAPTGAPGRPQDDAAPAGPPVLIPAPDAKAAIATIPLNSELSGFELTAVVDQIRAAAAADLPESLQVQVTGGPAFGADIANAFKGADFQLLASTALVVAVLLLITYRSPILWLLPLIVVALADRTAAVLTENLAAALGFPLDGSTGGITSVLVFGAGTNYALLLVSRYREELRRTPDHRLALARAVRGAGPAILASNVTVVLALLMLLFATLPNTRLLGFAGAVGLLVAVLFGLFVLPPALALAGRRLFWPFIPRDGDPEPAARGGWFTVATFVAARPLAVLLATIPILLLFASGLFGVRIGLDQIDQFRVKAEAVEGFETLRAHFPAGESTPTSVVAHTEAAPAVQEAITATSGVEHAAPTGVSEGGLTRWRVVLEAEPGTSEALASVQDLRASVRAVPGAEAIVGGSDAKDLDSRDASRADELLLFPLILGVVLLVLFVLLQALWAPLLLIVATTLSAVAAIGAGAWLSIHILGFPAIDTSTPLFAFLFLVALGVDYTIFLVTRAREETPAHGTKDGIVRAVALTGGVITSAGVVLAAVFAVLGVLPLITLTQLGIIVGLGILLDTFVVRTLVIPAIFTLVGRRVWWPSALWRVQDPTPR from the coding sequence ATGAGCTCGACTGCCAGCACGCCTCACTCCTCCCGCAATCTGCAGTCGTCAGCCCGCGGGCCCTGGCCGAGTCTGGCGCGGTTGGTCTCTCGTCGTGGCTCGGCCTTCCTGCTGCTACTGGCCCTGTTGCTCGTCGGCGCCGTGATGGCAATTGGTTCACCCGAGGGCGGCACCGCCTCGCCCGACACCTTGCCTGCGAATGCTGAATCCGCTCAGGTGGACAAGGCGCTGGCAACCTTCCCTGATTCGGGGGTGGTGCCCGCGATCGCCGTATTCAGCCGCCGTGACGCCCAGCCGTTGAGCCCGGCTGACCTCACTGCCGCGGCGCAGTCCCGCGAGCGGGCGATGCAGGTCGACCGGGGCGTTCCAGCCTCCGCTGAGCCTGCCGGCCCGGCGTCCCCTGCTGGCGCCGGTGGCCCCACCTCTCAGGCGCCGGCTCCCGGCGCCCCCACTGCAGCCCCCACCGCGCCGGCAGCGTCGGCGCCCGTGGGCGCACCTGCCCCCACCGGTGCGCCGGGTCGCCCGCAGGATGACGCGGCCCCGGCCGGGCCGCCGGTGCTCATCCCCGCCCCTGACGCTAAGGCGGCCATCGCGACCATCCCGCTGAACTCCGAACTGTCCGGTTTCGAACTGACTGCCGTCGTGGACCAGATCCGAGCTGCCGCCGCCGCGGACCTGCCCGAGTCGCTGCAGGTGCAGGTCACCGGCGGGCCCGCGTTCGGGGCCGACATCGCAAATGCCTTCAAGGGCGCCGACTTCCAGCTACTGGCCAGCACTGCGCTCGTGGTCGCCGTGTTGCTGCTCATCACCTACCGTTCCCCGATCCTGTGGCTGCTCCCGCTGATCGTGGTGGCCTTGGCCGACCGCACTGCCGCCGTGCTAACCGAGAACCTCGCCGCCGCGTTGGGTTTTCCACTGGATGGGTCCACCGGCGGGATAACCAGTGTGCTCGTCTTCGGGGCGGGCACGAATTACGCCCTCCTGCTCGTCTCGCGGTACCGCGAAGAACTACGGCGCACCCCCGATCATCGCCTGGCGTTGGCGCGGGCTGTGCGCGGCGCCGGACCGGCGATCCTGGCCTCGAATGTGACCGTCGTGCTGGCGCTGCTCATGTTGTTGTTCGCGACCCTGCCCAACACCCGCCTGCTCGGCTTCGCCGGGGCGGTGGGCCTGCTGGTAGCCGTCCTGTTCGGGTTGTTCGTCCTGCCGCCGGCGCTGGCCCTGGCAGGGCGACGGTTGTTCTGGCCCTTCATCCCTCGCGACGGCGACCCTGAACCCGCCGCTCGCGGCGGCTGGTTCACGGTGGCCACGTTCGTTGCTGCGCGACCGTTGGCCGTGCTGCTGGCCACCATCCCCATCCTGCTGCTGTTCGCCTCCGGCCTCTTCGGGGTCCGCATCGGGCTCGACCAGATCGACCAGTTCCGGGTCAAAGCCGAAGCGGTCGAGGGTTTTGAGACACTGCGGGCGCACTTCCCGGCCGGGGAATCCACCCCGACGAGCGTGGTGGCGCACACCGAAGCGGCGCCAGCAGTGCAGGAGGCGATCACCGCTACTTCAGGGGTGGAGCATGCCGCGCCCACCGGCGTGTCCGAGGGCGGCTTGACCCGCTGGCGAGTGGTACTGGAAGCCGAGCCGGGCACCTCCGAAGCGCTCGCCTCGGTGCAGGACCTGCGGGCCTCGGTGCGGGCAGTGCCGGGCGCTGAGGCGATCGTGGGTGGCTCGGACGCCAAAGACCTGGACAGCCGTGATGCCTCTCGTGCCGATGAGTTGCTCTTGTTCCCGCTGATTCTGGGAGTCGTCCTGCTGGTGCTGTTCGTGCTGCTACAGGCGCTGTGGGCGCCGTTGCTGCTCATCGTGGCCACCACCTTGTCGGCGGTGGCGGCGATCGGCGCCGGAGCGTGGCTGTCCATCCACATCCTCGGCTTCCCGGCGATCGACACCTCGACACCGCTGTTCGCGTTCCTGTTCCTGGTGGCGCTGGGCGTCGATTACACGATCTTCCTCGTCACCCGGGCCCGGGAGGAAACCCCGGCGCACGGCACCAAGGACGGCATCGTGCGTGCGGTCGCGCTCACCGGCGGGGTCATCACCAGTGCGGGCGTGGTCCTTGCTGCGGTGTTCGCGGTCCTGGGGGTGCTGCCGCTGATCACACTGACGCAACTGGGCATCATCGTCGGTTTGGGCATCCTGCTGGACACCTTCGTGGTGCGCACCCTGGTCATCCCGGCGATCTTCACCCTGGTCGGGCGGCGGGTGTGGTGGCCCTCGGCGCTGTGGCGGGTGCAGGACCCCACCCCGCGCTGA
- a CDS encoding MarR family winged helix-turn-helix transcriptional regulator, translating to MTEDLPAAAQSSRLEREQSLGQVLAALSHASTHIEHRFSAHEKLHSTDFRALTAIYVAENEGAPLSASALAAELDLSTGAVTYLVERLVTSGHVQRDKDPKDRRKVILRYAEHGYAVAAGFFGPLAAHTHAALAAHSDAEIEAAIRVITSATAAIRAYDRELADTGS from the coding sequence ATGACCGAGGACCTCCCTGCTGCTGCGCAGAGCTCGCGCCTTGAGCGGGAACAGAGCCTCGGCCAAGTGCTGGCGGCCCTGTCCCATGCCTCCACCCATATCGAGCATCGCTTCAGCGCCCACGAGAAGCTGCACTCCACCGACTTTCGCGCGCTGACTGCGATCTACGTCGCCGAGAACGAAGGCGCCCCCCTGAGCGCCAGCGCCCTGGCCGCCGAGCTGGACCTGTCCACCGGGGCCGTCACCTACCTGGTCGAGCGCCTGGTCACCTCCGGGCATGTGCAGCGCGACAAAGATCCCAAAGACCGGCGCAAAGTGATCCTGCGCTATGCCGAACACGGCTACGCCGTCGCTGCAGGCTTCTTTGGACCGCTGGCCGCACATACCCACGCCGCGTTGGCAGCCCACAGCGACGCCGAGATCGAGGCCGCCATCCGCGTCATCACCTCAGCGACCGCGGCGATACGCGCCTACGACCGGGAACTCGCCGACACCGGCAGCTAG
- a CDS encoding DUF6297 family protein → MSGSPEPPPPTDPEDPRDREELGDFAPEDLPFAPEPGALRRWGGGVPMPPPMPNQLADLAERRTWALDAFDTITDAQRAEAKVRGDVGRFGEIYIVFLALVLVAAMGFSGMRGVFTPTCAACTPTLRSMLGLGISAAAIGGVLLLAGLLGPLGLGRARRVFLGESPADRAVVVRGPLGAIVLGCAVAGALCGGAAALAGFGSGAEVAGLVVSCAVTGGLLGANLVLAAAVLQSRRNASALVVRCGGALLGCGSLLLFAAVNPSSTALFPTGSAHMVGAFAQLLPPLLLAAALLGAASALLLARRVADSARRVPAAELARGGEVAEALISSTLMLDISASSALAERRSLARRGWFRSRRMGGRGAWALMRTDLRRLARRPLPLLVAMAWVPIPAVVASLLGPKVASVVALLLAVGIGNTLSSGLRTWTRAAALQRGLPLTPMAARLALLLAPALVVSVWTALAFGLAGLDSQVWSVLTLACYAAILRCAKPSEMATAAASVAVTPMGAMPVGVVAALVRGPDIAAIPVALALLGEPTSGLLAAAMFLWFQLVAGSRQR, encoded by the coding sequence GTGAGCGGATCGCCGGAACCGCCGCCGCCAACGGACCCCGAGGACCCCCGCGACCGCGAAGAACTCGGCGACTTCGCCCCAGAGGATCTCCCCTTCGCGCCGGAGCCGGGAGCCTTGCGCCGGTGGGGCGGTGGGGTGCCGATGCCGCCGCCGATGCCGAATCAGCTCGCGGATCTGGCCGAGCGTCGGACCTGGGCGCTGGATGCCTTCGACACCATCACCGACGCCCAGCGCGCCGAAGCTAAGGTCCGTGGCGACGTCGGACGTTTCGGTGAGATCTACATCGTCTTCCTGGCGCTTGTACTCGTTGCGGCGATGGGCTTTTCTGGGATGCGAGGGGTCTTCACTCCCACCTGTGCTGCCTGCACCCCGACGCTGCGCTCGATGCTGGGTTTGGGAATCAGCGCGGCAGCTATCGGCGGGGTGCTGCTGTTGGCCGGGTTGCTCGGTCCCCTGGGCCTGGGGCGTGCCCGCCGGGTGTTTCTCGGCGAATCCCCGGCGGATCGCGCTGTTGTCGTTCGTGGCCCGTTGGGGGCGATCGTTCTCGGTTGTGCGGTGGCCGGTGCGTTGTGCGGTGGGGCAGCGGCCTTGGCTGGGTTCGGATCCGGCGCTGAGGTGGCGGGGCTGGTGGTGTCGTGCGCGGTGACCGGGGGGCTGCTGGGGGCCAACCTGGTCCTTGCCGCGGCGGTGCTGCAGTCGCGCCGCAACGCTTCGGCGCTGGTGGTTCGCTGCGGCGGCGCCTTGTTGGGCTGCGGCTCGCTGTTGCTGTTCGCGGCCGTGAACCCTTCCAGCACAGCGTTGTTCCCGACCGGATCCGCTCACATGGTCGGTGCCTTCGCGCAGCTGTTGCCGCCCCTGCTCCTGGCGGCGGCCTTGCTGGGGGCTGCCTCGGCGCTGCTGTTGGCGCGCCGGGTGGCTGACTCTGCCCGCCGGGTTCCCGCTGCCGAGCTGGCCAGAGGGGGCGAAGTGGCGGAGGCGTTGATCTCCTCCACCCTCATGCTCGACATCTCCGCTTCATCGGCCTTGGCTGAGCGCCGCTCGCTGGCCAGGCGGGGGTGGTTCCGTTCGCGGCGAATGGGCGGGCGAGGAGCGTGGGCGTTGATGCGCACCGACCTGCGTCGGCTGGCGCGGCGGCCGTTGCCCTTGCTGGTGGCAATGGCCTGGGTACCGATCCCGGCGGTGGTCGCCTCCCTGCTGGGGCCGAAGGTGGCCAGCGTGGTCGCGTTGCTGTTGGCGGTGGGGATCGGAAACACGTTGTCGTCCGGGTTACGCACCTGGACCCGGGCTGCTGCCTTGCAGCGAGGTTTGCCGCTGACTCCGATGGCTGCGCGGTTGGCGCTGCTGTTGGCCCCAGCCCTGGTGGTGTCGGTGTGGACTGCACTGGCATTCGGGCTGGCCGGGCTGGACAGCCAGGTGTGGTCGGTGCTCACTTTGGCGTGCTATGCCGCTATCTTGCGCTGCGCCAAGCCATCGGAGATGGCTACGGCGGCCGCTTCGGTGGCGGTGACGCCGATGGGAGCGATGCCGGTGGGGGTCGTCGCGGCTCTCGTCCGTGGGCCGGACATCGCAGCGATCCCGGTGGCTTTGGCGCTGCTGGGTGAACCGACCTCGGGATTGTTGGCCGCTGCAATGTTCTTGTGGTTCCAACTCGTGGCCGGGTCTCGACAGCGCTGA
- a CDS encoding ABC transporter ATP-binding protein produces MTRSCGARLQVRRLSKAFSGRSVLNEVSFHADPGEVVALLGSNGAGKTTLLRCIVGAEDLDEGTVTLDGEPMRDTDPGIRRRVAAVLDDMAYFTDVTVWEHLDLLARAHGNDTDEDIVDDALAALALTHVGDQVPDTLSSGQRRRLGLATTLVRPFDLLFLDEPEQRLDEAGRAWLATYLRGLADSGRTVVMASHDPELVRSTGARVVHLEEIA; encoded by the coding sequence ATGACGCGCAGCTGCGGGGCACGATTGCAGGTTCGACGGCTGAGTAAGGCCTTCTCTGGACGCAGCGTGCTGAACGAGGTGAGCTTCCACGCCGACCCGGGAGAGGTCGTGGCGCTGCTGGGATCCAACGGCGCCGGTAAAACCACCCTGCTGCGTTGCATCGTCGGTGCTGAGGACCTCGACGAGGGAACGGTCACCCTGGATGGGGAACCGATGCGCGACACCGACCCCGGCATTCGCCGCCGGGTGGCGGCCGTGCTGGATGACATGGCGTACTTCACCGATGTGACGGTCTGGGAGCACCTCGATCTGCTGGCTCGGGCCCACGGCAACGACACCGATGAGGACATCGTCGATGACGCCCTCGCAGCGCTGGCCTTGACTCATGTCGGCGACCAGGTGCCTGACACCCTGAGTTCGGGGCAGCGCCGGCGTCTCGGTCTGGCCACGACCCTCGTGCGCCCCTTCGACCTGCTGTTCCTCGACGAGCCGGAGCAGCGCCTCGATGAGGCGGGTCGGGCCTGGCTGGCGACCTACCTGCGCGGCCTGGCTGACTCCGGGCGCACCGTTGTGATGGCCTCCCACGATCCCGAACTGGTCCGCTCGACGGGGGCCCGCGTCGTGCACCTGGAGGAGATCGCGTGA
- a CDS encoding methyl-accepting chemotaxis protein: MNATAIGSAAAQDHTPSGRTASLRTQLYAIGLIGLLGLLIFGGLSMLNMGNLRAESQQVEGSAHAARKSGNIEYQIARVRARQLDYVLDYKTQGVQALEKDAVKRKRFVEAADATTRDLKEFPTEYLDATQQQRLSQIRDNYAEYLAADAEAVKTYRAESPSSDAAGDRLMDQSRDLVVAALELSGEMVQQSDQAVTAETQNMGQQIAGARVITLVLLLVLALSLFVLTAYIVRRILSAVAGLQRTIDAMGRGDLTVAPQIVRNDEIGQMAQAADRARLSMSNVISQVVETTAAVHASTDELRTMIAELSSNAETGAARAGGIHTSAENVSSNIQTVAAGTEEMTASIREISKSANDAAGVAASAVAVADQTNATVAKLGESSIEIGNVIKTITSIAEQTNLLALNATIEAARAGEAGKGFAVVANEVKDLAQETSKATEDIGSRVEAIQADTQAAVAAISQISSIIAQINDTQATIASAVEEQTATTNEMGRNVQDAATGAGEIATTVGGSVRGYAATLEKTTAVQARADDVNAHAQRLEDLVRHFTT; the protein is encoded by the coding sequence ATGAACGCTACGGCCATCGGGTCTGCAGCAGCGCAGGACCACACCCCCTCGGGGCGCACAGCCAGCCTGCGCACGCAGTTGTACGCGATCGGGCTCATCGGCTTGCTCGGTCTGCTGATCTTCGGGGGCCTGTCCATGCTCAACATGGGCAATCTGCGCGCGGAGAGTCAGCAGGTGGAGGGCTCGGCGCACGCGGCGAGGAAGTCCGGCAACATCGAGTACCAGATCGCTCGGGTGCGGGCCCGTCAGCTGGACTACGTCTTGGACTACAAGACCCAGGGTGTGCAGGCCTTGGAGAAGGACGCCGTCAAACGCAAACGCTTCGTGGAGGCTGCAGACGCCACCACCCGCGACCTCAAAGAGTTCCCGACCGAATATCTGGACGCCACCCAGCAGCAGCGACTGAGCCAGATCCGCGACAACTACGCCGAGTACCTGGCCGCTGACGCTGAAGCGGTCAAGACCTACCGCGCCGAATCCCCCAGCAGTGACGCTGCGGGGGACCGACTCATGGACCAGTCCCGAGACTTGGTCGTGGCTGCGTTGGAGCTCTCCGGGGAGATGGTGCAGCAGAGCGATCAGGCGGTCACCGCGGAGACCCAGAACATGGGTCAGCAGATCGCCGGCGCCCGAGTGATCACCTTGGTGTTGTTACTGGTCCTCGCCCTGTCGCTGTTCGTGCTCACGGCCTACATCGTGCGCCGTATCCTCAGCGCCGTCGCAGGGCTGCAACGCACGATCGACGCCATGGGCCGTGGTGATTTGACGGTGGCACCGCAGATCGTCCGCAATGACGAGATCGGGCAGATGGCTCAGGCCGCAGACCGGGCCAGGTTGTCGATGTCCAACGTGATCAGTCAGGTCGTCGAAACCACCGCCGCCGTTCACGCCTCAACCGACGAGCTGCGCACCATGATCGCCGAGCTCAGCTCCAACGCCGAGACCGGGGCCGCGCGCGCCGGGGGGATTCACACCTCGGCTGAGAACGTCTCCAGCAACATTCAGACGGTTGCGGCTGGTACTGAGGAGATGACGGCTTCGATTCGGGAGATTTCGAAGTCGGCGAATGATGCTGCTGGGGTTGCTGCTTCGGCGGTGGCGGTGGCGGATCAGACGAATGCGACGGTGGCGAAGTTGGGTGAGTCCAGTATTGAGATCGGGAATGTCATCAAGACGATCACGAGTATTGCTGAGCAGACGAACCTGTTGGCGTTGAACGCCACGATCGAGGCTGCCCGTGCTGGTGAGGCTGGTAAGGGTTTCGCGGTGGTGGCGAATGAGGTGAAGGATTTGGCGCAGGAGACGAGTAAGGCCACTGAGGACATCGGTTCGCGGGTGGAGGCTATTCAGGCTGATACTCAGGCCGCTGTTGCTGCGATCAGTCAGATTTCTTCGATCATTGCTCAGATCAACGACACTCAGGCCACGATCGCTTCGGCGGTGGAGGAGCAGACGGCGACCACGAACGAGATGGGCCGCAACGTCCAAGACGCAGCCACCGGAGCCGGGGAAATCGCCACGACCGTGGGCGGCAGCGTGCGCGGATACGCCGCGACGTTGGAGAAGACCACCGCGGTGCAAGCGCGCGCCGACGACGTCAACGCCCACGCGCAGCGGCTGGAGGATCTGGTCCGGCACTTCACCACCTGA
- a CDS encoding PaaI family thioesterase, whose translation MTDGMFLIQDPLDPQRAAELAIEEAANADLADAVRAMVDACVRTRLQPEDVGAVATRVRQLTAELLAVAQEGPLGLEVTSDGRLRDHGNPAVGARNPIAPPLRIIKDAAAGRCETNFDLGAAYEGPPGHIHGGVIALILDQMLGTVPALIGKPGMTASLSMAYKRPSPLGPGSAKAWVESVDGWKTQVRGCLMDAEGRTTVTADGLFIVPKWARDKLSSPQSDAGDFSVPNPGA comes from the coding sequence GTGACCGACGGAATGTTTCTGATTCAAGACCCGCTGGACCCGCAGCGCGCCGCTGAGCTGGCTATTGAAGAGGCCGCGAACGCTGATCTGGCTGACGCGGTGCGCGCCATGGTGGATGCCTGTGTTCGCACCCGGTTGCAGCCCGAGGATGTCGGCGCGGTGGCGACGCGGGTACGGCAGCTCACCGCCGAATTACTCGCTGTCGCCCAAGAAGGCCCCCTCGGGTTGGAGGTCACGTCCGACGGGCGTCTGCGCGACCACGGCAACCCGGCGGTGGGTGCGCGCAACCCCATCGCTCCACCGCTGCGGATCATCAAGGACGCCGCCGCTGGGCGCTGCGAAACCAACTTCGACCTCGGTGCCGCTTACGAGGGCCCCCCGGGACACATCCACGGCGGCGTGATCGCGCTCATCCTTGATCAGATGCTCGGGACGGTGCCCGCCCTCATCGGCAAACCCGGCATGACTGCCTCGCTGTCGATGGCGTACAAACGGCCCAGCCCGCTGGGTCCGGGCAGCGCGAAAGCCTGGGTCGAGTCCGTCGACGGGTGGAAGACCCAAGTTCGAGGTTGCCTCATGGACGCAGAGGGGCGCACGACGGTCACCGCAGACGGGCTGTTCATCGTGCCCAAGTGGGCGCGGGACAAGTTGAGCAGCCCGCAGAGCGACGCGGGCGACTTCTCGGTGCCCAACCCCGGCGCGTAG
- a CDS encoding Fpg/Nei family DNA glycosylase: MPEGHVTHRMARSYEEDFAGRATRSSSPQGRFAHEASIIDGRTLEAAEAYGKHLFCHFGQDIVHIHLGMAGKSSWHHAQETQTSSQERPVVGAVRWRLETEESWCDLRGPAICELIDESGRQAVLARLGPDPLREDADPEQAWNRIQRSSLPIAALLMDQKVMAGVGNIFRAEALYRAQLDPMMPGTALRKAEFDELWDDLVGLMHAAVARGRIDTVRPEHEPQVTGRAPRQDRHGGEVYVYRRDGQQCHVCGALVRTQVLAGRNLFWCPGCQPLSRRAAAVAARRAAKDAAAAHRVAERAASKHSTDEGSAL; encoded by the coding sequence ATGCCTGAGGGTCACGTCACGCACCGCATGGCCCGCTCGTACGAAGAGGATTTCGCAGGTCGCGCCACCCGCAGCAGCTCACCCCAAGGCAGGTTCGCGCACGAAGCGAGCATCATCGACGGGCGAACGCTGGAGGCTGCCGAGGCCTACGGGAAGCACCTGTTCTGCCACTTCGGGCAGGACATCGTGCACATTCACCTCGGCATGGCGGGCAAATCGAGTTGGCACCACGCCCAGGAGACGCAAACCAGTTCGCAGGAGCGTCCCGTCGTCGGGGCGGTCCGCTGGCGTCTGGAGACCGAGGAGTCCTGGTGTGACCTGCGCGGACCGGCGATCTGTGAATTGATCGACGAGTCGGGTCGCCAAGCGGTGCTGGCCAGGCTCGGACCGGATCCGTTGCGTGAGGACGCCGACCCCGAACAGGCCTGGAACCGAATTCAGCGCAGTTCGCTGCCGATCGCAGCGCTGCTGATGGACCAGAAGGTGATGGCTGGGGTCGGCAACATCTTCCGCGCCGAAGCGCTGTACCGAGCGCAACTGGATCCGATGATGCCCGGGACGGCGCTGCGCAAGGCCGAGTTCGATGAGCTGTGGGACGACCTCGTTGGTCTGATGCACGCGGCAGTGGCACGTGGTCGCATCGACACGGTGCGCCCCGAACACGAACCCCAGGTGACGGGCCGCGCCCCGCGCCAAGACCGGCATGGCGGCGAGGTCTACGTCTACCGCCGGGACGGTCAGCAGTGCCACGTCTGCGGCGCGTTGGTGCGTACCCAGGTTCTGGCTGGTCGTAATTTGTTCTGGTGTCCCGGCTGCCAGCCACTTTCTCGGCGGGCGGCCGCGGTCGCCGCCCGGCGGGCCGCCAAGGATGCTGCCGCTGCACATCGCGTCGCCGAACGGGCGGCGTCGAAGCACTCGACCGATGAGGGAAGCGCCCTGTGA
- a CDS encoding citrate synthase, producing MGDTCRIELDGTPFEFPVIEGTENERAIDISKLRSETGYITLDGGYGNTGSCTSAITFIDGDQGILRYRGIPIEELAEKSSFIETAWLVIFGKLPTQADRDRFATMLTEHSMLDENMKKHFDGYPTNAHPMAILSAMINTLSAHDPEVWEADDDESIERAAAVLMSKVRTIAAAAYKSSVGEPIVYPRYDLRYAENFLHMMFSKPYKDYEPTPAVAKALNLFLLLHADHEQNCSTSTVRMVASSEANMFASCSAGVCALWGPLHGGANVAVIEMLQQIHDGGISVDEYVKKVKNKEDGVKLMGFGHRVYRNFDPRSKILKAAADDMLKELDIHDPLLEIAGELAEAALSDDYFVSRKLYPNVDFYSGIILRAMGIPVNMFTVMFAIGRMPGWIANWKEIHDDPKGRIYRPRQIYVGPTDQHWVPREER from the coding sequence ATGGGTGACACATGCCGCATTGAGCTCGATGGAACACCATTTGAGTTCCCCGTCATCGAAGGCACCGAGAACGAGCGTGCCATCGACATCAGTAAGCTCCGTTCCGAAACGGGCTACATCACCCTTGACGGCGGGTACGGAAACACTGGTTCGTGCACGTCCGCAATCACGTTCATCGACGGCGACCAGGGCATTCTGCGTTACCGCGGCATCCCGATCGAAGAACTCGCCGAGAAGTCATCCTTCATCGAGACCGCGTGGCTGGTGATCTTCGGCAAGCTGCCGACCCAGGCCGACCGTGACCGTTTCGCCACCATGCTCACCGAGCACTCCATGCTCGACGAGAACATGAAGAAGCACTTCGACGGCTACCCGACGAACGCTCACCCGATGGCGATCCTGTCGGCCATGATCAACACCCTGTCGGCGCACGACCCAGAGGTGTGGGAGGCCGATGACGACGAGAGCATCGAGCGGGCCGCCGCCGTGCTCATGTCCAAGGTGCGCACCATCGCCGCCGCGGCTTACAAGTCCAGCGTGGGCGAGCCGATCGTCTATCCGCGTTACGACCTGCGTTACGCCGAGAACTTCCTGCACATGATGTTCTCCAAGCCCTACAAGGACTACGAGCCCACCCCGGCCGTCGCCAAGGCGCTCAACCTGTTCCTGTTGCTGCACGCCGACCACGAGCAGAACTGCTCGACCTCCACGGTGCGCATGGTCGCCTCCTCCGAGGCCAACATGTTCGCTTCGTGCTCGGCTGGCGTCTGCGCCCTGTGGGGCCCGCTGCATGGTGGCGCGAACGTTGCCGTCATCGAGATGCTCCAGCAGATCCACGACGGTGGCATCTCGGTCGATGAGTACGTGAAGAAGGTCAAGAACAAGGAAGACGGCGTGAAGCTCATGGGCTTCGGGCACCGCGTCTACCGCAACTTCGACCCGCGTTCGAAGATCCTCAAGGCCGCCGCGGACGACATGCTCAAGGAACTGGACATCCACGACCCGCTGCTGGAGATCGCCGGCGAGCTGGCCGAGGCGGCCCTGTCCGATGACTACTTCGTCAGCCGCAAGCTGTACCCGAACGTCGACTTCTACTCGGGCATCATCCTGCGCGCCATGGGCATCCCGGTGAACATGTTCACGGTGATGTTCGCAATCGGTCGTATGCCAGGCTGGATCGCGAACTGGAAAGAGATCCACGACGACCCCAAGGGCCGGATCTACCGTCCGCGCCAGATCTACGTCGGCCCGACCGACCAGCACTGGGTGCCCCGCGAGGAGCGCTGA